A single region of the Hylaeus volcanicus isolate JK05 chromosome 5, UHH_iyHylVolc1.0_haploid, whole genome shotgun sequence genome encodes:
- the LOC128877482 gene encoding uncharacterized protein LOC128877482 isoform X4, with product MTSINKKTLGQKGKGVCKFPIKQRSVTNMATQKETTEEKKVNCKGHAESVYNKRFDDTDYDDPITMLRKEIQDWRINEILTARTEERLSGTPSEPRTYSYVASGETTKRQQSPNDPLKSCRTFVNFLAET from the exons ATGacctcgataaataaaaaaacactcGGCCAGAAAGGAAAGGGGGTGTGTAAATTCCCGATAAAACAACGATCCGTGACAAATATGGCCACccaaaaagaaacgacagaggagaaaaaagtaaattgcAAAGGTCACGCGGAGTCTGTATataataaacgtttcgacgaTACGGATTACGACGATCCAATTACGATGTTGCGCAAAGAAATACAAGATTGGAGAATCAACGAAATATTAACGGCTAGAACCGAAGAAAGACTTAGTGGAACGCCAAGCGAACCGCGTACTTACAGTTATG tCGCCTCCGGGGAAACAACCAAGAGACAACAAAGTCCCAATGATCCCCTTAAGTCGTGCAGAACGTTCGTTAACTTTCTAGCTGAAAC
- the LOC128877479 gene encoding E3 ubiquitin-protein ligase Su(dx), producing the protein MSHCEEEVASSGFHQLSITIEGAILRSSTFLKPNPYIEFSVDDKRPRKTEVSKSTYQPKWNEEFTVLVTPYSQLHFRLLDHSTFRKDTLIGEKRINLSQVLSHYNGKLENMEVTFDLMSENKHDSQLCKVGELITVFDGLRINMPNVQSLNISEPSCQTQCVSSDGVTNNDTASNRSILNGGVRARMRLYGVENVTPSGFRELTNTYHNSNYTTGNDQSSADKDGEQIEPVASNSLSNGHVVSPVVDKSVVSLSGRHTISLLDGRQMPQIEHASTPGTVDRRIGMCAEQFSKMSVSDGRNASQIEQPTLPGTAGVSRSDQIPTSNTDIRSHNRAEQSASSGRTSRTDQLIPTPVSDNFTTIRSDQPTTPLIDGCIPSRVDQPTTSALTDNQGIPQTEQSTVFTLPDGSCITHPEQPTAFHIARTIARSNPRIVQRVASLTDSEEPLPSGWEMRYDIYGRRYYVDHNTRSTSWERPQPLPLGWEVRRDPRGRIYYVDHNTRSTTWQRPNTERLQHFQQWQGERQHVVQQGNQRFLYPQAHGSQTAVAGPSTSTADDDDALGPLPAGWERRKQPEGRVYYVNHKNRTTQWEDPRTQGQETGIDEPSLPDGWEIRLTEDGVRYFVDHNTRTTTFQDPRPGAPKGPKGIYRVPRAYERSFRWKLSQFRFLCQTNALPNHIKINVNRQTLFEDSYHQIMNAEAFALRRRLYIIFKGEEGLDYGGVSREWFFLLSHEVLNPMYCLFEYANKSNYSLQINPASYVNPDHLQYFKFIGRFIAMALYHGRFIYSGFTMPFYKRMLNKKLVMKDIESIDPEFYKSLVWIKENNIDECGLELYYSVDFEILGQVIHHELKDGGDKIRVVEDNKEEYIRLMTEWRMTRGIEDQTKAFLEGFNSVVPLEWLKYFDERELELMLCGMQEIDVEDWQRNTIYRHYTRNSKQILWFWQFVSRSDSEKRARLLQFVTGTCRVPVGGFAELMGSNGPQRFCIEKVGKDTWLPRSHTCFNRLDLPPYKSYEQLVEKLNYAIEETEGFGQE; encoded by the exons atgtccCATTGTGAAGAAGAAGTAGCATCATCTGGTTTTCACCAACTAAGTATTACAA TTGAGGGTGCTATATTAAGAAGCTCAACGTTTCTCAAACCTAATCCTTACATAGAGTTTTCCGTTGACGACAAAAGACCCAGAAAAACGGAAGTTTCGAAATCTACATATCAACCAAAATGGAACGAAGAATTTACAGTACTCGTGACGCCGTATTCGCAATTACACTTTCGCCTGTTAGACCATAGTACATTTCGAAAGGATACGTTAAtaggagaaaaaagaataaatctCTCCCAGGTGTTGTCTCATTACAATGGAAAACTAGAGAATATGGAAGTAACTTTCGATCTGATGAGCGAAAATAAACACGATTCGCAGTTATGTAAGGTTGGAGAGTTGATCACAGTATTCGACGGGCTAAGAATTAATATGCCAAATGTACAATCGTTAAATATTAGCGAACCATCGTGCCAGACCCAATGTGTATCTTCCGATG gTGTTACAAACAATGATACCGCTAGCAATCGTAGCATTCTTAACGGAGGAGTTCGCGCTCGTATGAGATTATACGGAGTTGAAAACGTTACACCATCCGGTTTTCGTGAATTGACAAATACTTATCATAATTCTAATTACACTACTGGAAACGATCAGTCCAGTGCTGATAAAGACGGCGAACAAATCGAACCTGTAGCATCAAATTCTTTATCGAATGGACACGTAGTATCGCCTGTTGTAGATAAATCTGTTGTTTCCTTGTCAGGACGTCACACAATATCTTTACTAGATGGACGTCAAATGCCTCAAATAGAACATGCCTCTACACCAGGAACGGTGGATAGACGAATCGGTATGTGCGCGGAACAGTTTTCGAAGATGTCTGTCTCGGATGGTCGTAACGCTTCTCAAATAGAGCAACCAACGTTGCCTGGAACTGCTGGAGTATCCAGATCGGACCAAATACCTACGAGTAATACAGACATACGTTCGCATAACAGAGCAGAACAGTCTGCTTCTAGTGGACGTACCTCTAGAACAGACCAGTTAATACCTACACCTGTCTCGGATAATTTCACAACTATCAGATCAGATCAACCAACTACTCCTTTGATAGACGGATGCATACCTTCTAGAGTAGATCAACCTACAACTTCTGCGTTAACAGATAATCAGGGAATTCCTCAAACAGAACAGTCCACGGTATTTACGTTACCAGATGGATCTTGTATTACTCATCCGGAGCAGCCGACAGCGTTTCACATCGCTCGTACGATCGCTCGTTCGAATCCTCGAATAGTGCAACGCGTAGCTTCGTTGACCGATTCCGAAGAACCTTTACCATCTGGCTGGGAAATGAGATACGACATCTATGGAAGAag ATATTACGTTGACCATAATACGCGAAGTACTTCTTGGGAGAGACCGCAGCCTTTGCCACTAGGATGGGAAGTTCGCCGAGATCCAAGAGGTAGAATTTATTATGTGGATCACAATACGAGAAGCACAACATGGCAAAGACCAAACACCGAAAGGTTACAACACTTTCAACAATGGCAAGGTGAAAGACAACACGTGGTACAACAAGGTAACCAACGGTTCCTTTACCCTCaa GCTCACGGAAGCCAAACAGCTGTAGCAGGACCCTCGACATCAACGGCCGACGATGATGATGCTTTGGGACCGTTACCCGCTGGCTGGGAGAGACGTAAACAACCAGAGGGAAGGGTTTATTATGTAAATCATAAGAATCGCACTACACAGTGGGAGGATCCGAGGACTCAGGGGCAGGAGACTGGAATCGACGAACCGTCGTTACCGGATGGCTGGGAAATACGATTGACCGAAGATGGAGTACGATATTTTGTAGATCATAATACAAGAACAACTACATTCCAAGATCCAAGACCTGGTGCACCTAAAGG TCCAAAAGGAATTTATCGTGTGCCGAGAGCATACGAAAGATCATTCCGATGGAAATTGTCACAGTTCCGTTTCTTATGTCAAACAAACGCGTTGCCAaatcacataaaaattaatgtaaatcgGCAAACGTTGTTCGAGGATTCTTATCATCAAATAATGAATGCAGAGGCTTTTGCATTAAGACGCAggttatacataatatttaaggGAGAGGAAGGATTAGATTACGGTGGTGTATCTAG GGAGTGGTTTTTCTTGTTGAGCCACGAAGTATTAAATCCAATGTACTGCCTATTCGAATATGccaataaaagtaattatagcTTGCAAATTAACCCAGCATCTTATGTCAATCCTGaccatttacaatattttaaatttatcggAAGGTTTATAGCAATG GCCCTTTACCATGGACGATTTATCTACAGCGGCTTCACTATGCCATTTTACAAACGtatgttaaacaaaaaattagttatgAAAGATATAGAATCGATCGATCCAGAATTCTATAAATCTCTTGTGtggataaaagaaaacaatattgACGAATGTGGCCTCGAACTGTATTATAGCgttgattttgaaattcttggTCAAGTAATACATCACGAATTAAAAGATGGCGGCGACAAAATTAGGGTTGTCGAAGATAACAAAGAAGAATATATTAG GTTGATGACAGAATGGAGAATGACAAGAGGTATAGAGGATCAAACTAAAGCTTTTTTGGAAGGTTTTAATTCGGTAGTACCATTAGAGtggttaaaatattttgatgaaCGGGAATTAGAACTTATGCTTTGCGGTATGCAAGAAATAGATGTGGAAGACTGGCAACGTAATACAATTTACAGACATTATACACGGaatagtaaacaaattttatggTTCTGGCAg TTTGTATCAAGATCGGATAGCGAAAAACGAGCCCGACTCTTGCAATTTGTGACAGGGACTTGTCGAGTACCTGTTGGAGGATTCGCAGAGTTAATGG gGAGTAACGGGCCTCAAAGGTTTTGCATagaaaaagtaggaaaagACACGTGGTTACCGAGATCGCATACATGTTTCAATAGATTGGATTTACCACCATATAAAAGCTACGAACAATTAGTGGAAAAGTTAAATTATGCAATTGAAGAAACAGAAGGTTTTGGTCAAGAATAA
- the LOC128877482 gene encoding uncharacterized protein LOC128877482 isoform X3 produces the protein MTSINKKTLGQKGKGVCKFPIKQRSVTNMATQKETTEEKKVNCKGHAESVYNKRFDDTDYDDPITMLRKEIQDWRINEILTARTEERLSGTPSEPRTYSYVASGETTKRQQSPNDPLKSCRTFVNFLAETSLAMRRYPHHNV, from the exons ATGacctcgataaataaaaaaacactcGGCCAGAAAGGAAAGGGGGTGTGTAAATTCCCGATAAAACAACGATCCGTGACAAATATGGCCACccaaaaagaaacgacagaggagaaaaaagtaaattgcAAAGGTCACGCGGAGTCTGTATataataaacgtttcgacgaTACGGATTACGACGATCCAATTACGATGTTGCGCAAAGAAATACAAGATTGGAGAATCAACGAAATATTAACGGCTAGAACCGAAGAAAGACTTAGTGGAACGCCAAGCGAACCGCGTACTTACAGTTATG tCGCCTCCGGGGAAACAACCAAGAGACAACAAAGTCCCAATGATCCCCTTAAGTCGTGCAGAACGTTCGTTAACTTTCTAGCTGAAAC GTCATTGGCAATGAGACGTTACCCCCACCACAACGTGTAG
- the LOC128876643 gene encoding uncharacterized protein LOC128876643 — MRASIIVILAFAAEMIVVVATSRNHNYFNVPKQPKYSEHRIIRTIAPPESQTSYGYGKRQSFVDAPEMTKHGRILSTLLEYFPQGIPVEWLLQQIKTNPTFAAKLTRLLMDERTDLVSMDHSNPERTTWLY; from the exons ATGCGAGCGAGCATAATCGTCATTCTGGCTTTCGCCGCCGAAATGATCGTCGTCGTAGCGACATCTAgaaatcataattattttaatgttccAAAACAACCGAAATATTCCGAGCATCGAATAATCCGAACTATTGCGCCTCCGGAATCGCAAACGAGTTACGGTTATGGAAAAAGGCAAAGTTTCGTCGATGCTCCAGAAATGACTAAACACGGACGAATTTTATCTACTCTTTTAGAATACTTCCCGCAGGG gaTACCCGTAGAATGGCTGCTTCagcaaataaaaacaaatccGACTTTTGCTGCAAAATTAACACGGTTACTAATGGACGAACGTACCGACTTGGTGTCAATGGATCATTCTAATCCGGAAAGAACAACCTGGCTATATTGA
- the LOC128877481 gene encoding uncharacterized protein LOC128877481, translating into MPFWDLVRGIFGGRNSETPQNKWFFEHRDNYDRDNFRNPIWQNDEDDDDVDDFRHSRGGFHFHIFSDPLEITRYFESQMDNMLRNFEYNFNMFEYGSEGENTFMKALPSMPSGQENLRDKMLKPSTSLDKVDPKLDVDLDGKVTVDNFSEVWDKYNQPKSPEVFVTIKQKFRDSEGNEETIVSRQIGDKMYTVTTKKDKHGVETKEENLVNMDESELKENKWLSLNKSGSFYNFNLNDFNWEKFFKPDPKL; encoded by the exons ATGCCATTCTGGGATCTCGTTCGTGGAATATTCGGTGGAAGAAATTCAGAGACACCccaaaataaatg gtTCTTCGAACACCGTGACAATTATGACAGggataattttcgaaatccaATCTGGCAAAATGAtgaggacgacgacgacgttgATGATTTTAG GCACTCCAGAGGTGGCTTCCACTTTCATATCTTCAGCGATCCGTTAGAAATTACACGATACTTTGAATCCCAAATGGACAATATGTTGAGAAactttgaatataattttaatatgtttgaATATGGCAGTGaag gtgaaaatacatttatgaAAGCACTTCCTTCTATGCCATCAGGGCAAGAAAATTTACGCGACAAAATGTTGAAACCATCCACCAGTCTTGACAAAGTAGATCCAAAACTAGATGTGGACTTAGATGGAAA GGTTACCGTAGATAACTTTTCTGAAGTTTGGGATAAGTATAATCAACCAAAATCTCCAGAAGTATTTGTAAcgataaaacagaaatttaggGATAGCGAAGGAAACGAGGAAACAATTGTATCCCGACAAATTGGTGATAAAATGTACACtgttacaacaaaaaaagacAAACACGGAGTAGAAACCAAAGAAGAGAATCTCGTTAATATGGACGAAA gtgaattaaaagaaaacaaatggttatcattaaataaaagtggtagtttttataattttaacttgaatgattttaattgggaaaaattttttaaaccagATCCGAAATTGTAG
- the LOC128877482 gene encoding uncharacterized protein LOC128877482 isoform X2 gives MTSINKKTLGQKGKGVCKFPIKQRSVTNMATQKETTEEKKVNCKGHAESVYNKRFDDTDYDDPITMLRKEIQDWRINEILTARTEERLSGTPSEPRTYSYVASGETTKRQQSPNDPLKSCRTFVNFLAETGKYNNFPINREVK, from the exons ATGacctcgataaataaaaaaacactcGGCCAGAAAGGAAAGGGGGTGTGTAAATTCCCGATAAAACAACGATCCGTGACAAATATGGCCACccaaaaagaaacgacagaggagaaaaaagtaaattgcAAAGGTCACGCGGAGTCTGTATataataaacgtttcgacgaTACGGATTACGACGATCCAATTACGATGTTGCGCAAAGAAATACAAGATTGGAGAATCAACGAAATATTAACGGCTAGAACCGAAGAAAGACTTAGTGGAACGCCAAGCGAACCGCGTACTTACAGTTATG tCGCCTCCGGGGAAACAACCAAGAGACAACAAAGTCCCAATGATCCCCTTAAGTCGTGCAGAACGTTCGTTAACTTTCTAGCTGAAAC